Genomic DNA from Actinomycetota bacterium:
CCCCCGACCCGTCGGATTCCACGACCAGCCGGGCCGTGTTTCCCTGACCGACGCCGTACGTCTCGGCGCTCACGCCGCCGGCGGCGCGGAGAGCCTCGGCGATCCCGGGATCGTCGCCGCACACCACCGCGTGCTTCGACTGCCGCAGGAACCGCGCGAACGCCGACCGGATCTGCGTGCCGTCGCGGTAGAAGTCCAGGTGGTCCTCCTCCACGTTCGTGGCCACGGCCACCTCGGGATGCAGGAGCAGGAACGAGCCGTCGCTCTCGTCGGACTCGGCGACGAACCACGCGCCGCCGCCGTGTCGCGCACCGGAGCCGCTCTCGTTCAGGTCTCCGCCGATGACGAACGTGGGGTCGAGCCCGGCCCGGTCCAGGATCACCGAGATCATCGACGTGGTGGTGGTCTTCCCGTGCGTTCCCGACACCGCGATGGTCCGGGACCCCCGCATCAGCGCGGCCAGGACCTGGGCTCGGGCCAGCACCGGGATGCCGCACCGGCGAGCCTCGACCAGCTCCGGGTTCTGTTCGGGGATGGCACTGGACACGACCACGGCGTCGGGCGAGACCGGGCGCTCCAGCTGGTCGGCGCGGTGCCCCACGAACACCGTGGCCCCGCCGGCACGGAGGTCCTCCAGGCCCCGGGACTCCTTCAGGTCCGAGCCCGACACGGTGAACCCCCGGGCCAGCAGGAGCCGGGCGATCCCGCTCATGCCGGCCCCGCCGATCCCGATCAGGTGGATCCGGCGAAGCGGCTCCAGGTCGGGGACGTCGAGCGTCGGGATGCTGCCCGGCGGGGGGACGTAGTCCGGGAGCCCGCTCACCGGGAGCCCGCTCACCGGGAGCCCGCTCACCGGCCCGCCCCCGCCGCATCGGCCACGACCTCGGCCAGCCGCTCCGCCGCGTCCGGCCGCCCCCACGCGGCGGCCCGGGCAGCCATGGCCCGGAGGCGCTCCTCGTGCCCGACCAGCGCGTCAATCCGGTCGGCCAACTCTTCCGGCGTCAGCTGGTCGTCCAGCAGCACGCTCGCCCCGCCGGCCCGTTGCACCGCGCGAGCGTTCGCCTCCTGATGCCGCGCCGTGGCATACGGATAGGGAATGAGCAGGGCGGGGAGGCCGCACGCGGTGACCTCCGCGATGGTGGTGGCGCCGGCCCGGCTGACCACCAGGTCGGCCACCGCGTACGCCAGCTCCATCCGGTCCAGGAACGGCAGCGCCCGGACCACCAGCGCGCCTCCCCGGGGAAGTCCCCGGAGCATGGCCTCGTGATGGGCCGGCCCCGTCAGCAGCACCACCTGGAGGTCGCCCCGGTCCCGCAGGATCCCGCAGGCCCCCACGGCGGCCCGGTCGACGTGCAGCGCCCCCTGGCTCCCGCCGAACACCACGATCGTGCGGCGGCCTTCCTCCAGCTCCAGCTCCTTGCGGGCGATCTTGGCGAGCGACTCCCGCTCCGCCGGAACGCCGGCGATGGCCTCGCGGATGGGGTTGCCGGTCACGACCGTCCGCGTCCGGCGCCGGAACGACGCCGCGGCTTCCGGGAACGACAACGCGACGACCCGGGACATCCTCGCCAGGACCCGGTTGGCCAGGCCCGCCACCGCGTTCTGCTCGTGGATCACCACCGGCCGGTGGGCCCGGCTCCCGGCGACCACCGCGGGGACGCTCACGAACCCGCCCATCCCTACCACCACGTCGGCATCCTGGACCAGCGGCCGCACGCGACGGACCGAGCCCAGCGCGACGACGGGCGCGCGGAGCGCCCGCAACGAGAGCTTCCGCACGAACGGCTTCGCCTCGATCTCGACGAAACGGAACCCCGCCGCGGGCACCAGCCTCGCCTCCTGCCCCGTGGACGTCCCGGCGAAGGTGACCTCCGCGCCGTGGTTGTCGGCCAGCCGGCGCGCCACCGCCAGGGCCGGGAACACGTGTCCGGCGGTTCCCCCTCCGGCGATGAGCACCTTCATCGCGCCGCCGCCTTCCGGGAGGGCGACCGCTTCGCCGGAGCGGAGCCGGACCGTTTCCCAGGTGCCCGCTTGGGCGGGGGGGCCACGGCTTGCTCCGGCGACGACCGTCCGATGTTCACCAGGATCCCCACGGCGGCCAGCGTCACCACCAGCGACGAGCCGCCGAACGACACGAACGGCAGCGGCACGCCGGTGACCGGCAGCAGCCCGGTGACCGCGCCCAGGTTCACCAGCGTCTGGAGCCCGAGCCACCCCACGATCCCGGCGGCCAGCAGCCGCCCGAACGTGTCGGGGGCCCTCGCCGCCACGCGGATCCCGGCGTAGATCAGCATCCCGAACAGGATCAGCACGACGATCTCCCCCAGCAGCCCCAGCTCCTCCCCCAGGATCGAGAAGATGAAGTCGGTGTGCGCGTTGGGGATGTACATCCACTTCTGGCGGCTCGCCCCCAGCCCGACCCCCAGCCACCCGCCCGACCCCAGCCCGATCAACGACTGGATGAGCTGGTAGCCGGTGTTCGTGGGGTCCTTCCAGGGATGCAGGAACGACAGGAACCGGGCCTTCATGTACCCGTTGGCCATGATCGCGGCCGTCGCCAGGATGCCGCTCACCAGGACGCTGGTCACCAGGTATCGGAGCCGGATGCCCGCCACGAACGCCACCACGAACACCGTGGCCGCCACGATGACGGTGGTCCCCAGGTCGGGCTGGAGCATGATCAGCCCGCACACGATGGCCACCGCGGGAAGCAGGGGAAGGGCGGCGTGGAGCGGATCGGCCAGGCGGTTCCACTTCCGGGTCAGGATGGTCGCGGTGAACACCACCATGGCCAGCTTGGCGATCTCCGAGGGCTGGACGGTCACCGGGCCGAACGCGATCCAGCGGGACGATCCGCCCGCCACCGTTCCGACGGCCGGATGCAGCACCACGACCAGCAGCCCGAGCGATCCCAGCATCAGCGGGATGGCCAGCCGCTGCCACGTGCGGTAGCGGATCCGGGCGGTCAGCAGGAGCATGGCGGTCCCCACCACCACGTACACCGCCTGTCGCTTGAAGAACAGGAAGCTCGAGTGGTACCGCGCGTACGACGACACCGAGCTCGCCGACAGCACCATGACCAGCCCGATCCCGGTGAGGAGCCCGGTCGCACCGAGGAGCACGAGGACCACGGTGGGGTTGCGGGTCCGCTCGCGGTGGCGGATGCGCTCCCACAGCCGGGCCCGGGACCGGGCGGCGCCGCGCTCGCGGACCACCTGGAGGTGCCGCTCGGAGGTCACGGCGACCGCGCGGGTGGCCATCCTCACACTCCTTCCTGGTTGGGGGCTTGGAGGCCGGCCGGTGCATGCGGCCGCTCCGGCCGCAGGGCCCGGGCCGCGGCCGCGAACCGGTCCCCGCGCTCCGCGTAGTCCCGGAACATGTCCTGGCTGGCGCAGGCCGGCGCCAGGATGACCACCCCGCCCGGGGGCGCGAGCTCGATACCGAGCGTGACGGCCTCCTCGATCGAGCCGGCCTTTTGGACCGGGACGGAGCCCTCGAATAGCGCCGCGATCTCGGGACCGGTCTCGCCCAGGACGACCACGCCGGCCAGCGCCGGCAGCGCTGCCGTGAGCGGCGAGAGGTCCAAACCGCGAGAGAGGCCCCCGGCCACCAGGACCGCTCGCTCCAGGCCGGCCAGCGCGGCGAGGGCGGCGTGCGGGTTCGTTGCCTTCGAGTTGTCGACGAAGCGGACCGAACCGACGGTCGCGACCACTTCGCCGCGGTGACGCAGCGGCTGGAAGGATGCGAGCGCCCGCCGAACCGCATCCGGATCGAGCCCGAACGCAAGCGACGCGGCGGCGGCCGCGGCGGCGTCGGCGCGGAACGCC
This window encodes:
- the murC gene encoding UDP-N-acetylmuramate--L-alanine ligase; this encodes MSGLPVSGLPVSGLPDYVPPPGSIPTLDVPDLEPLRRIHLIGIGGAGMSGIARLLLARGFTVSGSDLKESRGLEDLRAGGATVFVGHRADQLERPVSPDAVVVSSAIPEQNPELVEARRCGIPVLARAQVLAALMRGSRTIAVSGTHGKTTTTSMISVILDRAGLDPTFVIGGDLNESGSGARHGGGAWFVAESDESDGSFLLLHPEVAVATNVEEDHLDFYRDGTQIRSAFARFLRQSKHAVVCGDDPGIAEALRAAGGVSAETYGVGQGNTARLVVESDGSGALGTMELDGSRVELRLRVPGVHNLLNACGAVLAARVAGVAPEQAAEALRSFSGVRRRFEFRGVGRGAEFVDDYAHHPTEVAATLAATPPGYRRVVAVFQPHRYTRTAAMWRELGESLERADLVVVTDVYGAGETPIPGVTGKLVVEALTEALPSRRVVYLPRRSDVAPFLAHEVRPGDLVLTLGAGDVTMVAEETLERILGTA
- the murG gene encoding undecaprenyldiphospho-muramoylpentapeptide beta-N-acetylglucosaminyltransferase, which codes for MKVLIAGGGTAGHVFPALAVARRLADNHGAEVTFAGTSTGQEARLVPAAGFRFVEIEAKPFVRKLSLRALRAPVVALGSVRRVRPLVQDADVVVGMGGFVSVPAVVAGSRAHRPVVIHEQNAVAGLANRVLARMSRVVALSFPEAAASFRRRTRTVVTGNPIREAIAGVPAERESLAKIARKELELEEGRRTIVVFGGSQGALHVDRAAVGACGILRDRGDLQVVLLTGPAHHEAMLRGLPRGGALVVRALPFLDRMELAYAVADLVVSRAGATTIAEVTACGLPALLIPYPYATARHQEANARAVQRAGGASVLLDDQLTPEELADRIDALVGHEERLRAMAARAAAWGRPDAAERLAEVVADAAGAGR
- the ftsW gene encoding putative lipid II flippase FtsW, coding for MATRAVAVTSERHLQVVRERGAARSRARLWERIRHRERTRNPTVVLVLLGATGLLTGIGLVMVLSASSVSSYARYHSSFLFFKRQAVYVVVGTAMLLLTARIRYRTWQRLAIPLMLGSLGLLVVVLHPAVGTVAGGSSRWIAFGPVTVQPSEIAKLAMVVFTATILTRKWNRLADPLHAALPLLPAVAIVCGLIMLQPDLGTTVIVAATVFVVAFVAGIRLRYLVTSVLVSGILATAAIMANGYMKARFLSFLHPWKDPTNTGYQLIQSLIGLGSGGWLGVGLGASRQKWMYIPNAHTDFIFSILGEELGLLGEIVVLILFGMLIYAGIRVAARAPDTFGRLLAAGIVGWLGLQTLVNLGAVTGLLPVTGVPLPFVSFGGSSLVVTLAAVGILVNIGRSSPEQAVAPPPKRAPGKRSGSAPAKRSPSRKAAAR